A region from the Salvelinus sp. IW2-2015 linkage group LG19, ASM291031v2, whole genome shotgun sequence genome encodes:
- the LOC111978923 gene encoding hydroxycarboxylic acid receptor 2, whose product MVEETTVVHSNSTGRLNQPFHCLAPQDLVANILPPVLIIELLVGLPGNVIALWIFTCRLKTWRANTLFLFNLVLADFLLLICLPFRIDNLFRGEHWVFGEAWCRINLFMLAVNRSASIAFMTTVAFDRYFKVVHPHHLVNHMTSTQAGWVAGGIWAVVISLRLPLLTTDLLKQNGNMSLCRSFSSYTVTPLAIKIHNMVFXGEFFLPLLLLLFCSARIACILRERQLDKEQKVRRAIRVVGLIVAVFVLCFFPGIATGLSTVYIKEVRPEDCVSYNIAAQLFSLSIGFTYLNSALDPVIYCFSSSMFRNSLKSSINKLGLVEMRLSRRGSMASDG is encoded by the coding sequence ATGGTTGAAGAAACAACAGTAGTGCACAGTAACTCTACCGGAAGACTGAACCAGCCCTTCCACTGCCTGGCCCCTCAGGATCTGGTGGCCAACATACTGCCTCCTGTCCTGATTATAGAGCTCCTAGTGGGCTTGCCAGGCAACGTAATAGCCCTGTGGATCTTCACCTGCCGTCTGAAGACTTGGAGGGCCAACACCCTGTTCCTCTTTAACTTGGTCCTGGCAGACTTCCTACTGCTCATCTGCCTGCCATTCCGCATTGACAACCTGTTCCGTGGGGAACACTGGGTGTTTGGCGAAGCCTGGTGCCGGATCAACCTCTTCATGCTCGCTGTCAACCGCTCGGCCAGCATCGCCTTCATGACTACCGTGGCCTTCGACCGCTACTTCAAGGTGGTCCACCCYCACCACCTAGTCAACCACATGACATCTACCCAGGCAGGATGGGTGGCGGGGGGCATCTGGGCGGTGGTGATCTCCCTGCGGCTCCCCCTGCTGACCACCGACCTCCTCAAGCAGAATGGCAACATGTCCCTGTGTCGCAGCTTCAGCTCCTACACTGTTACTCCCCTGGCAATCAAGATACACAACATGGTGTTCYTCGGAGAGTTCTTCCTGCCCCTGCTGCTCTTGCTCTTCTGCTCAGCCAGGATTGCCTGCATCTTGCGCGAACGGCAACTGGACAAGGAGCAGAAGGTGCGGCGGGCCATCCGGGTGGTTGGGCTGATCGTggctgtgtttgtgctgtgtttcTTTCCCGGCATCGCCACAGGCCTGAGTACGGTCTATATCAAGGAGGTCAGACCCGAGGACTGTGTGTCTTACAACATMGCTGCGCAGCTCTTCAGCCTGTCCATTGGATTTACCTACCTTAACAGTGCCTTGGACCCAGTCATCTACTGTTTTTCCAGTTCCATGTTCCGAAACTCCCTCAAGAGCTCCATCAATAAGCTGGGCCTGGTGGAGATGAGGCTGAGTCGACGGGGAAGCATGGCCAGCGATGGATGA